TAACATATATTGGATTTCTCactggcaaaaagaaaaagctgcaacACTTTTTAATTGATTTCATCAAACCTGTTGACCTGTTACAGTCTTTTCAATTGTATGCAAATCAAATAGAATGCAATTGTACAGTAGCCTACCTTGGCCTCAAAGCTTCTGTGGTTCTCCCACTCTTTACAGTTTTTGTAGTCCTCTTTCCACTGCTTGCACGAAGGAGTGGTACCATAAGTGTAGTAGTGATGGAAACAATTCAACAAGCTTTTGCAGTGTCTGAATTCACTTATGTAGTCATCACATCCTCGGGGTGGCTGTACAAACAGTCAAAAGACAATAATAACAATCGGCATTGTACAAATCAtacttttacaattttgtttttttgtttccagtgAATGACTGCATCATTTCCACTCCCATGGTTCCATTTAACATGCCCTAAGATGACAGTAATATAAGAGCATATGAAGATAAAATTACAGTTTGtactaattaatttaaaaaaaaaattcaaaaggtTAAAACTCCAGGCCAATTGACTTtgataaaatatacaatataaaataaaattgcaagAAATTAAACTTGCACACACTATTAGGAAACAGAAACTCCTGgaatttaatatataaattcatttaaactttataattGTGAAAATAACAACCCCACCATTTACAATAGCGCACTAATTTAAAAACGTTAGTTAAAAGCAAGTAGTCAAATCCTAACTAACTTTTCTGTTAGAGCCTCCTGGCCTGTCTGGAACTGCTGATtattgctaacgttagctaagcAACCTCAGGCTACTTTGGCCACAATAGCTAAGCACCTTGCAACATTTTGATTCGGATTTGACATTCTTCACTTTTTAATCAAGAGTACTAGGCCAAGATCGGCGAAATTAATTAACGACATTTTGCCAAGAGCATAATTCGCAATGTAAGTTAATGTCTTGATAAATTACCCTCCACCGTGTTTCAGACTTGTCcattgctaacgttagctgcttTGCTAGCATGCCGAGTACTTCCGGTTTTACTTATTTTCACAATAAGAGCCCGAGAATCTCCGAGTCCGACAGCTAAAAGACCTTCACCTTCTCATTTTGACTGCTGTAGCTGTTCATCCTGCTAATACAGGCCTCTCCAAAAGATGAGTTTCAATTTAATGGTGGCTGACAAAATCAACAGGCTTCCCCCCTTGAAAATTTATTAAGATTTTTCTGAAAGTAATAAAAGGTTTTGAAAAGTAAGAAAAGATAATCACATGAATGAATATCTTTACTGCTATCTTTCAATTACAAAAACCTTCTTTTTGTTAGAATCTTTCCACTGCATCTCAACAGGGAACGTCCAAAGACAACAGGACTTGATTAATGCAGTCTGCTTAACTCCAAATCTAGCTTTAGATTATGCACATGAATGTTGTTTAATGATAGACCATTTTATGAATATAGGGGGGATCTGACACGCAAAAAAAGATCCCCCGCCAAACCCAAACTGGGGGCTCTGCAGTCACAGGAGAGGCGCTGTAGCCATTTTACCTCCAGGGTagataaactttttttaagaaCATGACTTAGACAAATTCTATTATATTCCAGTCTAATTTAATAGTTCATTTAAATGCTGAgacattacaaaaataaatcactagCCACAATAAGTCAGCAATCttcaaaaaaaagttatttatttgtctttaaataaaccagaaaaaaaacattattcccAATAACTCAGAAAAAGgtaacagaaattaaattttttttattattaaaaacaaaaggtcaTTAATTATTAGATAATCGGAACAGATCTCTGGAAACAGTGTGTGTCGAATAAGCTGTAAAAATGCATCAATTATGGGCAGAAGAGTGGAAATATGGTCAAATGCAATTCAAAATTGATATTACAATACTTCAAAAGTTATCTTTATGTTGGCTATCCTTTGTGATGATacaatattttctgctttgctctAATTAGTCAACCTGGACTGGTTTGACAGCCTTTTATGCACCTCAACTTTAGCAGAGCAACACATTATTGtcagaattttatttaaaatcctaACCCAACAGCAAAACTCCCTCAAAAGGAACATAGAGGAAAAACCCCAATTTATCTGGGGCAGAAggcaatttagttttttactttgctgttcAATGTGACAGTAGATGGTGAGTTTGTGCAGTTTGCCTAGTCTGTTCACTTCAAGGCTTTCTGCTCTTCTTGCGTAGAGACTGTCCTTGTCCAGAGAAGGCAATAAATCTGTTCATTGCATCATCCTGAGAAAAGAGATTTAAAGTAGATACAGTTGGAAAACTGCTGCATGAGCTCTACATAAAGTAAACAGATTCAGTGAaactaatataaatgtataaatacacaaataaaacaaataactttgGTGCTATGGTAAGCTGCTATGGTACTGCACAATAGATTGTGACGAAGTACACTACAATGTGTAGAATAATATCCATACAGCCtagtcaaaattttaaaataataataaaatacttcACACTTCTTACATCATCCACAATTTTCTTGGGCTGAGGCTTTGAGTTTCTGATGAAGGTGATCCTGCCAATTTTAAATTCGTAGTTGGGAATGCCTCTGTATGACAAAAATTTGAGATGAAAGACCAAGTTACAGATTTTAAGCTTAAAACCAACTCCTGAATCATTATATCACAAAGAGCAGTAGtaaaaagatcaaatattgacACCTACTGGCTAACAGAGTAAGTCAAAGGGACATAACTATGATAGAGAGTTATCCTGTGTGtataacatatataaaatacttaATCACCTTTTAAAGTCACTTGGGGCAAATGGAGCAGGGCTGGGCTCAATCCCCTTTGTTTTACCATCCAAACGATTGCCAGAACCCGTAAATGCCTGttggttaaaattaaaatttcaggTAAAGTTACATTAATTCCAATTTTCTTAGATGTCAGTAGttataagaaaatgtatttgtttttaacccACAGTAACATTTACTCACTCTAAATCCTGTGTCCATGTCAGCATAACTGCTTGGAtctccttcttcctcctgtggagaaaaagtataaaaatgatTCAGAGCACAACCTGCAGAGGTATCTACAGGAGTTTGGTCCTTACTGTTGGTTCTTCCTGGTGCTGAGGTCGTCGTTCAGGCTCCTTGTAACCCAAAGGAGCATCAAAGTCCACCTGAgaaccaaagaaagaaaattaaactccaagcataaaaaacagaataacatGGTTAGCTGTGATGAGGGTCTTACATTCATGTCACACTCAATAATGGATACTGCTTTATCTGGCTTTGTCTCCATTACTCGCAGCTCATAtatctgaaacaaacacacacgtttatTAGCTGTGGTattcagcaaaaataaataaaaatgaaggcTAATTTGCATATTAGTTCAACACTACcttaaataaactaatttaCCTTTTCATTGTAGTTGATAGCGATGACATCACCGGTTGTCAAGCAGGCGAAATTTCTCAACGCATTCTCCAGTctttaaaaaagtgacaaattagttagttgaccacaaaatgttgagagaaaataaattctaattACTGTTCCTAACTGATATTTCTTACACTGCCTTTGGGTTCGTAATGTCCAGGAAGTCTGGACTTTGTGGCTGAAACTTGGAGTAAGTGGCAACCATAAGGTTAACACTTTCCACTTGGACCAGACCACCTTCCTCTAGCAGAAGATTCTGCATCAtctgtattaaataaaattaagcaAATATGAGTCCTGTCTTGACTTCCAAAGGCAACTTAATAGTGTTTAATCAAAAGAGAACATTTCAGACACACTAAGAAACCTGTAATTAGATTTTATCTCTTATTTCAGTCgcttaaattttaaaatagttgagaatataaatgttttaacctTAACATTTAGAACAATATTTCGCAATTCCCTTTTCCCATACACTATTAATGTAGTTTAATCATTTTGCTTCTACTTAGGAAGGAAAGTTTAGTATTCCATCCCTGGTAAAGGCAGACCACTATGTCCCTGTCACATCAACACTAcacttaaaattaattaaactcaCCCAGTGTGGCAAATAACAGATTCCCTCATCTGCCACAAACTCAAGGACTCCACAGTGTGTCATTCTGTCTGAGTTCTTGTTGGTCAGCTTAAACAGCATTGGATAGGTGATGTTAAGTCTGCCTGTACAGATaagaaaggagaagaaacaTCAGAGTCATGGAAGCTTCAtagagattattattatttttattattatgaagaGGTTATTAATCTAACATGTACTTACTGAGCTGATCAAGAGCTGAAGGTGGCATTATTACTGAAAAAAGGTTAATCAAAAAGTTAATTAGCTgatatattaacaaaaaaaacaacataaactccttccttcctccttccAGTTAAAGGTTTCTGCACACATAAAGTATAAGGATTTGGTGGATtgtgacttttcattttaatgactgAGACCTAGTTCCTAGAAAGAACATGAGATCACAACAGCAAGAGAGACTTTGATTCTGAAAGTCTGCAGCAATGGAACATGTTAGAAAGCTGAGAATCCAATGCAGACGAAAAGCTCAGTATAGGGTTATAgcactgtctgtttttgttatgtCTAGGCTTAATTGTCAtgtctctgctgtgtgtctgtttttaagaGGTGATAAACTTATCTTTACCTGTGGCTTTATTAGGTTGGCTATTACAAAAACTGTTAAACTCATAAAACACTGCATGAAGAAAGGCCTTTTTGGATTTAGTACAACGCCCTGTATAACACCACATCATAGGAGAGACTGGCTTTAAAAGCTCTTCATAGCTATTCTGAACTAAGAAAAGCTAGTTCCACTACTATATACCATATTACTGGAAAGAGCTGCAACATTGTATTGTTATGTTCTCAATttcaatatacaatatactaTATAAGTTGTTTATAGGTATCTCTTGGAAAAGCAAATAATATCTCAAACACAATTAGATTTCCTGATTACAGTAGCTTAACTAAATAAAGGATTTATCAgttcatttatttctatttattaatttaagaaTGGCTTTTGTAGAATGTAGGAAAAAAGGTGTGTAGTTCATCATGTAAAGTAAAGCTCAAAACTTTTCTTAACAAATGTACCGGCACAAATGTACCGGCACATGACGATAACACTGACTTTTGCCTCCTTTCTCCACGTCGGATCGGTCATTGGGACCTGCCAGCATCGACACCGAGTAGCATCGGTACTGAGTGGAGAAGCGGTTCTGAAACCCCCGGGCCATCGGGTGGTCAAACATGTGGAATGAAAACTGTGGAATAAACAAAGTCATATCAATATAACACATATTTTACCTGAGTTTTTGGGATTTTAATTTCACAGTGACAGGGCATATTTCTCCTCCTGTCGTTGTATTGTTGTTAAGTTAGCCGTTAGCTAGGCAAACCAACaggatttgtttgatttgttactATTTCTTTCGTCAACGGTGGACAAAAGCACAACGGTACTCACCATTTCGACAGTTTGGTTCTTTGGTTTTAAAACGACTCAgattaaaaagctttttatttttccctgatAATTTTACATATGAACTGTGACTTTCCACTGTTGTCATTCGCTTCTCCGGAAGTGTACAAGCTGAGAAGAGGATATGACGACACAACTGACGATCCCCCAATCACAGCAAACTTTCTCAATATTTTCTGCGATGAACTAATCCCTGTACATTTATGAAGGATCAAATATCAGGACATTTACTATGTTACAGTACTCATATTTTATCTTTAGCTTTGAGTTTAAAATTTGAAGATGGAACCCTTCCGTGACGTTGGAGCACTTAAAAACACATAGCATTAAGTGCACAAATtcaactataaaaaaataatcagactTATTATCGTTTAGTTTTAATAATAGAAATTATAGCAGTGCTCATTCGCGATGTATGAGCCGACAGGGGTTCTTATAATGATCTGTGGAATTATTTGAGAAACGTTTTCTGAGGAATTACTTTATTAATTCAATTGTGaaacgtggaattcaataaatgttcattgtgtgtcatacaacgatctctggacACGAGTAAACTTGCCTCTACACATAATCTCAGCCTTTGTGGAAACCTAAAGATTGAGATACAGCAATGTTATATAATGAAAGTAGCcacatttcatacattttgttgCATATCATTTGCATGCAATCTCTACACCAGCTGCTGGGCATCTTCTCTGGTGATGTTCTGCCATGTCTGCATAACTTTAGCACCTAActttttgatttgattggtCATTTTAAGATCCAGTTTGTAGCAATTTTAACGTTAAGCTCTTTCTAGAATAGCCACCTCAAGGAGGTtgtggtgtgttttatttactaCTCCTTCTAAGAGCAGTATGAACATTTATCTTACCACTGGTCAGAAAcctgtaaaagttttatttttactcccatttataaaaaactgaaagcagTCACCATGACTACCATCATCAGAATTTCATTTTCAGACCTTACAAACCTCATTTGAAGCCTTAGAAGACACTTAACAACGGGTGTTCACTGGCTGAAAAGTTCTAAAGTTGAATACTAAACCAATGTTTTAACTTGCTAAAACAACTGAGATGCCcttaaagtataaataaatcCCACACAAGCTTTACTGGGAGCCAGACAGTTTTAATACGTCTTATGAAGacaaaatctgacatttacAACTCACAGCAGCATACCAATGACAAGTTAAAACGTAATTATTGAACTAGCTGAACAAAAGTGTACAAATATAAGATACAgtgtacaaaataaacaatggtGAAATAGCCATGTTGTGTGGTGGTAGTTGCACTATGaaaggacattttaaaacaataccaGAGATGAAATCCAATTTCTTCTCAAAAGTCCATACAATATTTACATAGGAGGCCAGATTTTGGTTACTTCTTGATGCATTGATTCAGGTATCCACTGGCAGTATGCTGACAACAGGACTGTAGGAGGATAAGAGAAAATAACCTTATTTATAACAACATGAAGGCAGATTAAATCAGAGACCAACAAGTGATACAAATCACATTAAATCCTCACATTTATCTTCAGTCTTCCACACACTAAAGAGAGCATCTCGACAGTCAACTCTCTTTGACACCATTGCTCCAAGCACAGCCTCTGTCCTTGGCTGCAGCCTAAAGCAATAAAGACACAATAATAAAAgtttattgaaaaaagaaaaaaaacaattaaaaaaaataagcctCAAAGAGTAAAGCCGGATATGTGGGATTTTATCAACTTACTTTGCCCACGTCTTCAGCATGATTGAGGGGTTTGAGAGAAGGTGCCCACAGTTTTTCTTTAGCTTAGGACAAACCTGCAAAGCAGACAAACATTGACATTACATGCAGTGTTTATTTCAGGTCTGTAATGGTGCAACCAATAGTTTTCCCTCTCTGTACAGTTAAGGGCAGGTTCAAATTTCAGGttcttgttaatgtttttgttttttttcctgtttgattGTTAtctttaatacacatttttgcTTGATACACAAACAAT
This window of the Channa argus isolate prfri chromosome 11, Channa argus male v1.0, whole genome shotgun sequence genome carries:
- the c11h22orf39 gene encoding synaptic plasticity regulator PANTS, with the protein product MLAKQLTLAMDKSETRWRPPRGCDDYISEFRHCKSLLNCFHHYYTYGTTPSCKQWKEDYKNCKEWENHRSFEAKEALQSSERNRVDEQRKFTPVWKLRQDPPRDWHTPLNQEKPQDS
- the ufd1l gene encoding ubiquitin recognition factor in ER-associated degradation protein 1, encoding MFSFHMFDHPMARGFQNRFSTQYRCYSVSMLAGPNDRSDVEKGGKIIMPPSALDQLSRLNITYPMLFKLTNKNSDRMTHCGVLEFVADEGICYLPHWMMQNLLLEEGGLVQVESVNLMVATYSKFQPQSPDFLDITNPKAVLENALRNFACLTTGDVIAINYNEKIYELRVMETKPDKAVSIIECDMNVDFDAPLGYKEPERRPQHQEEPTEEEGDPSSYADMDTGFRAFTGSGNRLDGKTKGIEPSPAPFAPSDFKRGIPNYEFKIGRITFIRNSKPQPKKIVDDDDAMNRFIAFSGQGQSLRKKSRKP